The Breoghania sp. genome has a segment encoding these proteins:
- a CDS encoding SOS response-associated peptidase → MCGRYSLTASPEEVRALFGYDENPNFPARYNIAPTQPIAIVRHEQGAPHFALARWGLMPGWVKDPASFSLLINARAETAAEKPAFRGSMRHHRCLVPATGFYEWRKMGDGPKQPYWIAPREGGVVAFAGLWSDWSGADGSQVDTAAILTTAANATLKPIHHRMPAVIAPADFERWLDCAHGEPRHVQDLLKPPPDDLFHAVPVSTRVNAVRNDDPDIQQAVGEPVPLAKAPKPARKKKPKDDDGQLDLL, encoded by the coding sequence GTGTGCGGACGATACAGCCTCACAGCCAGTCCTGAAGAGGTTAGGGCGCTTTTCGGTTATGACGAGAATCCGAATTTTCCGGCTCGTTACAATATCGCGCCAACCCAGCCGATTGCGATTGTGCGTCATGAGCAAGGCGCGCCTCATTTCGCGCTTGCCCGCTGGGGTCTCATGCCCGGCTGGGTGAAGGATCCTGCCAGTTTTTCCCTGTTGATCAATGCGCGCGCCGAGACGGCCGCCGAAAAGCCGGCCTTTCGCGGCTCCATGCGCCATCACCGCTGCCTCGTGCCCGCCACCGGCTTTTATGAATGGCGCAAGATGGGGGACGGTCCGAAACAGCCTTACTGGATCGCGCCGCGCGAGGGCGGGGTCGTCGCTTTCGCCGGGCTCTGGTCCGACTGGTCCGGGGCCGATGGCAGCCAGGTGGATACGGCTGCCATCCTGACAACCGCAGCCAATGCGACACTGAAGCCGATCCACCATCGAATGCCCGCCGTCATCGCACCCGCCGATTTCGAACGCTGGCTCGATTGCGCCCATGGCGAGCCACGTCATGTGCAGGACCTTTTGAAGCCCCCGCCGGACGATCTGTTCCATGCGGTGCCTGTTTCCACCCGCGTCAACGCGGTTCGCAATGACGACCCGGATATTCAGCAGGCCGTGGGAGAGCCGGTGCCTTTGGCCAAAGCACCCAAGCCTGCCCGGAAGAAGAAACCGAAGGATGACGACGGTCAACTCGATCTTCTGTAA
- a CDS encoding TIGR02301 family protein: MTKPLRQAFAPIILLCALACFATTPRSALAAETAPYEEGLLRLSELMGSIHYLRALCGAQDGNRWRDEMEALVSAEGNNNEDRRRRLVERFNRGYRAFASVYRECTPSARKAVERYMAEGAELSAEISARYSR, translated from the coding sequence ATGACAAAGCCGCTTCGCCAGGCATTCGCCCCGATCATTCTCCTCTGCGCCCTCGCCTGCTTCGCGACCACCCCAAGGTCCGCGCTGGCAGCCGAAACGGCCCCTTATGAAGAGGGACTGCTTCGGCTTTCCGAACTCATGGGCTCCATCCACTATCTGCGCGCCTTGTGCGGAGCGCAGGACGGCAATCGCTGGCGCGACGAAATGGAAGCTCTGGTGAGTGCCGAAGGCAACAACAACGAGGACCGGCGTCGCCGGCTGGTGGAGCGGTTCAACCGCGGCTATCGCGCCTTTGCCTCCGTTTACCGTGAATGCACCCCGTCAGCACGCAAGGCGGTGGAGCGTTACATGGCGGAAGGCGCCGAGCTTTCAGCCGAAATCAGCGCCCGCTACAGCCGCTAG
- the fabI gene encoding enoyl-ACP reductase FabI, translating to MADTGGLMKGKRGLVMGVANNRSIAWGISKALSDAGAELAFTYQGDALKKRVEPLAAELGGIVVGHCDVTDESTIDAVFAEVEKQWGKIDFLVHAIAFSDKDQLTGRYVDTTADNFALTMQISCYSLTAIARRAEKLMTDGGSILTLTYFGAERVMPNYNVMGVAKAALEASVRYLAVDLGPNKVRVNAISAGPIKTLAASGIGDFRYILKWNEYNSPLRHNTTVEEVGDSALFLLSDLSRGITGEVTHVDSGYHVVGMKNVDAPDITTV from the coding sequence ATGGCGGATACGGGCGGACTGATGAAAGGCAAGCGTGGCCTTGTAATGGGGGTCGCGAACAATCGGTCGATTGCCTGGGGTATTTCGAAGGCGCTGAGTGACGCCGGTGCGGAGCTTGCATTCACATACCAGGGCGATGCGCTGAAGAAGCGTGTCGAGCCGTTGGCGGCTGAGCTTGGCGGCATTGTCGTCGGCCACTGCGACGTGACGGATGAATCGACCATCGACGCGGTCTTTGCCGAAGTCGAGAAGCAGTGGGGCAAGATCGATTTTCTCGTTCATGCAATTGCCTTCTCGGACAAGGACCAGCTCACGGGTCGCTATGTTGATACCACGGCCGACAATTTCGCGCTGACGATGCAGATTTCCTGCTACTCGCTGACCGCGATTGCGCGGCGCGCCGAAAAGCTGATGACGGATGGCGGCTCCATTCTCACCTTGACCTATTTCGGCGCCGAGCGCGTCATGCCGAACTATAATGTCATGGGCGTCGCCAAGGCCGCGCTTGAGGCGAGTGTGCGCTATCTTGCGGTGGATCTTGGCCCGAACAAGGTGCGCGTCAACGCCATCTCCGCGGGCCCGATCAAGACGTTGGCAGCGTCCGGCATCGGCGACTTCCGCTACATCTTGAAGTGGAACGAATACAACTCGCCGCTGCGCCACAACACGACGGTGGAGGAGGTGGGCGACAGCGCGCTGTTCCTGCTGTCGGATCTCTCGCGCGGCATCACCGGCGAAGTAACCCACGTCGATTCCGGCTATCACGTGGTCGGCATGAAAAACGTGGACGCCCCCGACATTACCACAGTGTGA
- a CDS encoding folate-binding protein YgfZ translates to MSSFICPLPSRGVVRISGEGAEHFLQGLLTCDVEDLAPHEGRYGALLTPQGKILFDFLLTHADNGFLFDLPASLVADFIKRMTLYKLRAKVDIDNLCDTHHVLALWGDAVEAPSASGLFKDPRHGDLGFRLIQTTDDAVPAGLESRTQDDWQAHRISLGIPEGGLDFEYGQAFPHDADMDQLSGIAFGKGCYVGQEVVSRMRHRGTARKRIVKVKGQAEMPAAGTPITAGGKAAGTLGSHAGSIGLALVRIDRIGNALRSGEPIEADGVPIEPSIPQWASFDWPDDLASHDDA, encoded by the coding sequence ATGTCCTCGTTCATCTGCCCCCTACCCTCGCGCGGCGTCGTGCGCATTTCCGGCGAGGGCGCGGAACATTTCCTGCAAGGGCTGCTCACCTGCGACGTGGAGGATCTGGCCCCGCATGAAGGCCGCTATGGTGCCCTTCTGACACCACAGGGAAAGATCCTCTTCGATTTCCTGCTGACCCATGCGGACAACGGGTTCCTGTTCGACCTTCCCGCTTCGCTCGTTGCCGACTTCATCAAGCGCATGACGCTCTACAAGCTGCGGGCCAAGGTCGACATCGACAATCTCTGCGATACTCATCATGTCCTGGCGCTTTGGGGAGACGCGGTAGAGGCTCCCTCCGCGTCCGGTCTCTTCAAGGATCCCCGACATGGGGACCTCGGCTTCCGCCTGATCCAGACGACCGATGACGCGGTGCCGGCGGGTCTTGAGAGCCGCACGCAGGACGACTGGCAGGCGCACCGGATTTCGCTTGGCATTCCGGAAGGAGGGCTAGACTTCGAATACGGGCAGGCTTTTCCCCATGATGCGGACATGGACCAGCTTTCCGGCATCGCCTTCGGCAAGGGCTGCTACGTGGGACAGGAAGTCGTCTCGCGGATGCGCCATCGCGGCACAGCCCGCAAACGCATCGTGAAGGTAAAGGGACAAGCCGAGATGCCCGCTGCCGGGACGCCGATCACGGCTGGCGGCAAGGCGGCCGGCACGCTTGGTTCCCATGCGGGGTCGATCGGGCTGGCGCTGGTGCGCATCGACCGGATCGGCAACGCCCTTCGCAGTGGTGAGCCCATCGAGGCAGACGGTGTGCCTATCGAGCCTTCCATTCCGCAGTGGGCTTCCTTCGATTGGCCTGACGACCTTGCCAGCCACGACGACGCCTGA
- a CDS encoding methyltransferase, which yields MEDFDEEALAEAYNRGLELEAAGDLPGAIESFREALRIDPRDHCGITIRLAAMGKADAPDKMPDAYVATLFDQHADDFDEILVDQLGYCVPLLLREALKVHAPGPYEAGLDLGCGTGLSGMALADMVGTMTGVDLSERMVEIAFDRDVYGDLYTGEAVEFLQDFEEEDGTRPSWDLIVATDVFPYLGAVDTIIAGAADRLNAKGVFAFSTETLGTNDFAGRPYVLGASRRYAQAGSYICEMLAESGFTVLAMEDITVRAEKGAPVPGHLVIARKV from the coding sequence ATGGAAGATTTCGACGAAGAAGCTCTGGCCGAAGCCTACAACCGGGGCCTTGAGCTTGAGGCCGCGGGCGATCTGCCAGGCGCTATCGAATCTTTCCGGGAAGCTCTTCGGATCGACCCGCGGGACCATTGCGGCATTACCATCCGTCTGGCTGCCATGGGCAAGGCCGACGCTCCGGACAAGATGCCTGACGCCTATGTGGCAACGCTGTTCGATCAGCATGCCGATGATTTCGATGAAATTCTCGTCGACCAGCTCGGCTACTGTGTGCCGCTGCTGCTGCGCGAGGCGTTGAAGGTCCATGCACCGGGTCCCTATGAGGCCGGTCTTGATCTGGGGTGCGGAACCGGGCTTTCCGGCATGGCGCTCGCCGACATGGTCGGGACCATGACTGGTGTCGACCTTTCCGAGCGCATGGTCGAGATCGCCTTCGACCGGGACGTCTATGGCGATCTTTATACCGGCGAGGCGGTGGAGTTCCTGCAGGACTTCGAGGAGGAGGACGGAACGCGTCCCTCCTGGGATCTCATCGTGGCGACCGATGTCTTTCCCTATCTGGGCGCCGTCGATACCATCATCGCAGGGGCCGCCGATCGTCTGAATGCCAAGGGCGTCTTCGCCTTCTCGACCGAAACGCTCGGAACGAACGACTTCGCGGGACGGCCCTATGTGCTGGGCGCATCACGCCGCTATGCGCAGGCCGGGTCTTATATATGTGAAATGCTCGCGGAGAGCGGCTTCACTGTCCTGGCGATGGAGGACATCACCGTGCGCGCCGAAAAGGGGGCACCCGTTCCCGGTCATCTGGTGATCGCGCGCAAGGTTTGA
- a CDS encoding LysE family transporter has product MLYLIIGIGIGLIVSAPVGPVNLMTIQRALTQGVRPALAAGFGAVLADTLYAAIAAFGVSTVTHFLADHRLAIQAVGGVLLIGFGWITLRSHPHIDRSQAARAVSRPEVTSGKELLPSMLATFAMTLTNPGAVLGFLAIFGSLGDWAPQRHDTLGAAILVAGVALGAFVWWTGLAAFVRVVRDKLTDHWLEAINLAAGALLTIFGAVILVRALLELFF; this is encoded by the coding sequence TTGCTCTATTTGATCATAGGTATCGGCATCGGCCTGATCGTTTCCGCGCCCGTCGGCCCCGTCAACCTGATGACGATCCAGCGCGCGCTGACACAGGGGGTTCGCCCGGCGCTCGCCGCCGGTTTCGGCGCGGTCTTGGCCGATACGCTTTACGCCGCCATCGCCGCCTTCGGGGTCTCCACTGTCACGCATTTTCTGGCCGATCACCGATTGGCGATTCAGGCCGTTGGTGGCGTGTTGCTCATCGGCTTCGGTTGGATCACGCTGCGCAGCCATCCCCATATCGACAGGTCCCAGGCCGCGCGCGCCGTTTCCAGACCGGAGGTGACAAGCGGCAAAGAGCTCCTGCCCAGCATGCTTGCGACCTTCGCCATGACACTGACGAACCCCGGCGCAGTCCTGGGCTTTCTCGCGATTTTCGGGTCTCTGGGGGATTGGGCGCCGCAACGACATGACACGCTGGGCGCTGCAATTCTGGTTGCAGGCGTCGCACTCGGCGCTTTCGTGTGGTGGACGGGCCTTGCGGCTTTCGTCAGGGTCGTGAGGGATAAGCTGACGGATCACTGGCTCGAAGCCATTAATCTTGCGGCCGGCGCGCTCCTGACGATCTTCGGTGCCGTAATACTCGTTCGCGCGCTCCTGGAACTGTTTTTCTAG
- a CDS encoding MDR family oxidoreductase: MTREEGVKQQNPAIVKDITLDDLMPGDVTVQVKYTTINYKDALAITGKSPILRTYPMIPGIDLAGEVVSSQSDKFKPGDKVLLNGFGVGETHMGAFSGMARLKSEWLIPQPEGLSGWQAMAIGTAGYTAMLCVMALERAGLTPSDGPILVTGANGGVGSVAISVLSKLGFHVIASTGRASEEPYLKRLGAKEIIDRNELSLPGRPLGKERWAGAVDSVGSFTLANVLSQTRYGGSVACCGLAQGMDLPGSVAPFILRGVTLHGIDSVMAPIERRIEAYRRLVSDLDKDLLTEVATEIGFDDIIGKAEELLAGKVRGRLVVTMS; encoded by the coding sequence ATGACCCGCGAGGAAGGGGTCAAGCAGCAGAACCCTGCGATCGTCAAGGACATTACCCTCGATGATCTCATGCCGGGCGATGTGACGGTGCAGGTGAAATACACCACCATCAACTACAAGGACGCCCTTGCGATCACCGGCAAGAGCCCGATCCTGCGCACATACCCCATGATCCCGGGCATCGATCTGGCGGGAGAGGTGGTTTCCTCGCAAAGCGACAAGTTCAAGCCCGGTGACAAGGTGCTCTTGAACGGCTTCGGCGTCGGCGAAACCCACATGGGCGCTTTTTCGGGCATGGCGCGGCTCAAGTCGGAATGGCTGATCCCGCAGCCGGAGGGCCTGAGCGGCTGGCAGGCCATGGCCATCGGCACGGCAGGCTACACGGCGATGCTCTGCGTCATGGCGCTCGAACGCGCCGGGCTCACACCGAGCGACGGGCCGATTCTCGTCACGGGAGCCAACGGCGGCGTCGGATCCGTTGCCATCAGCGTGCTTTCAAAGCTTGGTTTCCATGTGATCGCCTCCACCGGCCGCGCCTCCGAAGAGCCCTATCTCAAGCGTCTCGGCGCCAAGGAGATCATCGACCGCAACGAGCTTTCCCTGCCGGGTCGCCCGCTTGGCAAGGAACGCTGGGCCGGTGCCGTTGACTCAGTCGGCAGCTTCACGCTCGCCAACGTCTTGTCCCAGACCCGCTATGGCGGCTCCGTCGCCTGCTGTGGTCTGGCGCAGGGCATGGATCTGCCTGGCTCCGTCGCCCCCTTCATTCTGCGCGGTGTCACGCTTCATGGCATCGATTCCGTCATGGCCCCGATCGAGCGCCGCATTGAGGCCTATCGCCGGCTGGTCAGTGATCTCGACAAGGATCTCCTGACCGAAGTCGCCACCGAGATCGGGTTCGACGACATCATTGGCAAGGCGGAAGAACTGCTGGCCGGCAAGGTCCGCGGTCGCCTTGTCGTCACCATGAGCTGA
- a CDS encoding NUDIX hydrolase: MSSSDETRHFPAHPLPGVSIACCRQGRVLLAQRGKPPFEGWWTFPGGLIEVGESLKDTARRELLEETGLIAEIGELVETFDIITHDDTGRVEHHYILSLFLARADQGAAVAGDDAAAVVWVAPEEFDSVRLTPGTAERAMKALALAQG, encoded by the coding sequence ATGTCCTCCTCAGACGAGACCCGCCATTTTCCGGCGCATCCGTTGCCCGGCGTCAGCATCGCCTGTTGTCGGCAGGGGCGCGTTCTGCTCGCCCAGCGCGGAAAGCCCCCTTTTGAGGGCTGGTGGACGTTTCCCGGCGGCCTGATCGAGGTCGGCGAGAGCCTGAAGGACACGGCCCGGCGAGAATTGCTTGAGGAGACCGGTCTCATCGCCGAAATCGGCGAACTTGTGGAGACCTTCGATATCATCACCCACGACGACACAGGGCGGGTGGAGCACCACTACATCCTCTCGCTGTTTCTGGCGCGCGCCGATCAGGGCGCAGCCGTGGCTGGCGATGATGCGGCTGCGGTCGTCTGGGTTGCACCGGAAGAGTTCGACAGCGTGAGGCTCACACCGGGCACGGCGGAACGCGCAATGAAAGCGCTTGCGCTTGCGCAGGGGTGA
- a CDS encoding FAD-binding oxidoreductase yields MTTELATPKPDLIARFAAIVGEKNALTHDADTASYLVEPRELYPGKTALVLRPGSTQEVSQIVKLANAEGVAIVPQGGNTGLVGGQIPDNSGDQIVLSLSRMNRIREIDAEGNTMTVEAGTVLETIQKEAEKIDRLFPLALGAQGSCQIGGNLSTNAGGTSVLAYGNTRELILGLEVVLPDGRIWEGLRKLRKDNTGYDLKQLFIGAEGTLGIVTAAVLKLFPAPKAQEVAFAGLKNPHDALKLFNMARARAGSMLTGFELMPRIGIEFTLKHLDGARDPLMAPHPWYVLMELSSGSDGEAVRTLMEAIFEDSFEEGLVDDAALAESVAHREAFWHLRHGMSEVQKMEGGSIKHDVSVPVARIPEFLDRATEAMEKAIEGCRPCPFGHMGDGNIHYNISQPVGGDKEAFLERWHEANGIVHAIVAELGGSISAEHGIGIQKRHLLPKVKSDVELDLMRAVKAAFDPKGIMNPGKVL; encoded by the coding sequence ATGACAACCGAACTCGCCACGCCCAAGCCCGATCTGATTGCACGTTTCGCCGCCATCGTCGGTGAGAAAAACGCCCTGACACATGATGCGGACACGGCCTCCTATCTCGTCGAACCGCGTGAGCTTTATCCTGGCAAGACCGCGCTGGTGTTGCGCCCCGGCTCGACGCAGGAGGTGTCCCAGATCGTCAAACTGGCGAACGCGGAAGGCGTGGCCATTGTCCCGCAGGGAGGCAATACAGGCCTCGTTGGCGGCCAGATTCCAGACAATTCCGGGGATCAGATCGTTCTTTCCCTGTCGCGCATGAACCGCATCCGCGAGATCGACGCGGAGGGAAACACGATGACCGTGGAGGCCGGCACCGTCCTTGAGACAATCCAGAAGGAGGCGGAAAAAATCGACCGTCTCTTTCCGCTTGCGCTCGGTGCTCAGGGCTCCTGCCAGATCGGCGGCAACCTTTCCACCAATGCCGGCGGCACCTCCGTTCTGGCCTATGGCAACACGCGCGAACTCATTCTCGGACTGGAAGTCGTCCTGCCGGACGGACGCATCTGGGAGGGCCTGAGAAAGCTGCGTAAGGACAATACCGGTTACGATCTGAAACAATTGTTTATCGGCGCTGAGGGCACCCTGGGGATAGTCACGGCGGCCGTTCTGAAGCTGTTTCCGGCTCCGAAAGCGCAGGAAGTCGCCTTTGCGGGACTGAAAAACCCGCATGATGCGCTGAAACTCTTCAATATGGCCCGCGCGCGCGCAGGATCGATGCTGACAGGCTTCGAACTGATGCCGCGAATCGGCATCGAATTCACGCTGAAGCATCTGGATGGCGCGCGCGATCCGCTGATGGCGCCGCATCCTTGGTACGTGCTCATGGAGCTCTCGTCCGGCAGCGATGGCGAGGCCGTTCGCACGCTTATGGAAGCGATCTTCGAGGATTCCTTTGAGGAGGGGCTGGTGGACGATGCGGCGCTGGCGGAAAGCGTCGCCCACCGCGAGGCCTTCTGGCACCTGCGCCATGGCATGTCGGAAGTGCAGAAGATGGAGGGCGGCTCCATCAAGCACGATGTCTCCGTGCCCGTCGCCAGGATCCCGGAGTTTCTGGACCGCGCGACCGAGGCAATGGAAAAGGCTATCGAAGGCTGCCGTCCCTGTCCCTTTGGCCACATGGGCGACGGCAACATCCACTACAACATTTCCCAGCCGGTTGGCGGCGACAAGGAAGCCTTCCTTGAACGCTGGCACGAGGCCAACGGGATCGTCCACGCCATTGTCGCGGAACTGGGCGGCTCGATCTCGGCCGAGCACGGGATCGGCATCCAGAAACGCCACCTTTTGCCAAAGGTGAAGAGTGACGTGGAGCTGGACCTCATGCGCGCCGTCAAGGCGGCTTTCGATCCGAAAGGCATCATGAACCCGGGAAAGGTCCTTTAG
- a CDS encoding HD family hydrolase, protein MAADKPGTAPRAWQRMLSGRRLDLLDPSPFDVEIADIAHGLARVARWNGQTVGDHAFSVAQHCIVVEDIAVRLQPALEPKWRLGVLLHDAPEYVIGDMISPFKTVMGGAYKDVESRLQAAIHIRFGLPDKLPEKIKKLAKRADIVSAYFEAVELAGFDEREAARLFGRPRGFTPLGLEPWPASIAQAKFLERFEDLESAMAGK, encoded by the coding sequence ATGGCAGCCGACAAGCCCGGAACCGCCCCACGTGCCTGGCAACGCATGTTGTCGGGACGGCGGCTCGACCTTCTCGACCCTTCTCCCTTCGACGTTGAAATCGCCGATATCGCGCATGGTCTTGCTCGTGTGGCGCGCTGGAACGGCCAGACGGTGGGCGATCACGCCTTTTCCGTCGCCCAGCACTGCATCGTCGTCGAGGACATCGCGGTGCGCCTCCAGCCCGCATTGGAGCCGAAATGGCGGCTCGGCGTGTTGCTGCACGATGCGCCGGAATATGTCATCGGCGACATGATCTCCCCCTTCAAGACGGTGATGGGCGGGGCCTACAAGGATGTGGAGTCCCGACTTCAGGCCGCGATCCATATCCGGTTCGGATTGCCGGACAAGCTGCCGGAAAAGATCAAGAAGCTCGCCAAACGCGCCGATATCGTCTCCGCCTATTTCGAGGCGGTGGAACTGGCCGGTTTCGACGAGCGCGAGGCGGCGCGCCTTTTCGGTCGCCCCAGAGGGTTCACCCCATTGGGGTTGGAACCCTGGCCGGCCTCCATTGCCCAGGCGAAATTCCTGGAACGTTTCGAGGACCTGGAAAGCGCCATGGCCGGAAAATAG
- a CDS encoding methyl-accepting chemotaxis protein produces MNLHSVKIKIVAVSTFCVLAVIGVLVGFSIFSVDRTSQYVKTNVEDLLDKSGRQSLERLAAAQASAIKIEVTAAFNAARNMARALEVVAGKDPDATDPGKRRDQLNDILRGVLQDNPRFNGTYSAWMPDALDGNDAAFVGNKGMGSDKTGRALPYWTRDAQGNIALQPLVEYDSTALHPNGVMKGGWFIGPQTTGKESLLAPLPYIVQGKSVYLATISVPIMIGGEFAGVAGADFDLSFVQTLAEEVKQRIYDGRGEVTIVSSNGLVVASSQMPEAVGGNFDRVDPGAAKDVDIVKNGTATVQVDPGTGNLQVFSPIALGRTGLTWSVLITVPRKVVMAEATALSNSLEERSNSEVSWQMIIGLVIAVLATLGMAFLARGISSPIARLTNALRKLATGETLDEIAGADRRDEIGDIARAVDQIRIMAEEDAKRKAETDAANRARQEEERRATMMRLADEFESSMAAVVSGVVGAAEKLKGASSVMNSVTGKVAVESQSASSASNEASSNVQTVASAAEELSASIGEIKRQVDESSRIVSMAATDAEQTATKVRELSGAATRIGDVIDLIDTIANQTNLLALNATIEAARAGEAGKGFAVVASEVKQLAEQTSKATSEIATQIGEIQESTQASATAIVGITEVIEQINQVSSAIAEAVSEQGTATQEISHSVVQASEGSAQVSQNIQGITAAAADATSAAGDVQMAVDELGTQSTTLRRVMDDFLKTVRAA; encoded by the coding sequence ATGAATCTGCATTCCGTGAAAATCAAGATCGTGGCTGTGTCCACGTTCTGTGTGTTGGCTGTGATTGGGGTCTTGGTTGGGTTCAGCATCTTCTCCGTTGATCGAACGTCGCAGTATGTGAAAACCAATGTCGAGGATCTGCTCGACAAAAGCGGACGGCAATCGCTCGAACGTCTTGCTGCGGCTCAGGCGAGTGCCATCAAGATCGAGGTGACGGCGGCCTTCAATGCGGCTCGCAACATGGCCAGGGCGCTGGAGGTGGTTGCCGGCAAGGACCCGGATGCGACAGATCCGGGCAAACGGCGTGACCAGCTCAACGACATTCTTCGCGGCGTCTTGCAGGACAATCCCCGTTTCAACGGCACCTACAGCGCCTGGATGCCCGATGCTCTTGACGGCAACGATGCTGCCTTTGTCGGAAATAAGGGAATGGGCTCAGACAAGACCGGCCGTGCCCTGCCGTATTGGACGCGCGATGCGCAGGGAAATATCGCATTGCAGCCGCTGGTCGAATATGACAGCACCGCGCTCCATCCCAACGGCGTCATGAAGGGCGGCTGGTTCATCGGTCCGCAGACCACGGGCAAGGAGAGCCTCCTGGCGCCCTTGCCATATATCGTTCAGGGCAAGTCCGTCTATCTCGCGACCATATCGGTTCCGATCATGATCGGCGGAGAGTTTGCGGGCGTTGCCGGAGCCGACTTCGATCTCTCCTTTGTGCAGACGCTGGCCGAAGAGGTGAAGCAGCGAATTTACGATGGCCGCGGCGAAGTGACGATCGTGTCGAGCAATGGCCTTGTTGTCGCCTCCTCGCAGATGCCGGAGGCCGTCGGGGGTAATTTTGACCGTGTCGATCCCGGGGCGGCCAAGGACGTGGATATCGTCAAGAACGGGACGGCCACGGTTCAGGTCGATCCTGGCACAGGCAATCTTCAGGTTTTCTCGCCCATCGCGCTCGGGCGTACGGGGCTGACCTGGTCCGTCCTCATCACGGTGCCCCGCAAGGTGGTAATGGCGGAAGCTACGGCGCTTTCCAACTCGCTTGAGGAGCGCAGCAACAGCGAGGTGAGTTGGCAGATGATCATCGGCTTGGTGATCGCGGTTCTGGCAACCCTCGGCATGGCCTTCCTGGCACGCGGTATCTCCTCGCCGATTGCACGGCTGACCAATGCGCTGCGCAAGCTTGCCACCGGCGAAACGTTGGACGAGATCGCAGGCGCAGACAGGCGCGACGAGATCGGCGACATCGCCCGTGCGGTCGATCAGATCAGGATCATGGCCGAAGAGGACGCCAAGCGGAAGGCAGAGACCGATGCCGCCAATCGCGCGCGTCAGGAAGAGGAACGGCGCGCCACGATGATGCGTCTGGCCGATGAGTTCGAAAGCTCGATGGCGGCTGTCGTCAGCGGCGTCGTCGGCGCGGCCGAAAAGCTGAAGGGTGCCTCCAGCGTCATGAACTCTGTGACCGGCAAGGTGGCGGTCGAGTCTCAATCGGCTTCGAGCGCCTCCAACGAGGCCTCCAGCAACGTTCAGACCGTTGCCTCCGCGGCTGAGGAGCTCTCTGCCTCGATTGGCGAGATCAAGCGGCAGGTCGACGAATCGTCACGCATCGTCAGCATGGCGGCCACCGATGCGGAACAGACGGCGACCAAGGTTCGCGAATTGTCAGGGGCGGCGACCCGTATTGGGGATGTGATCGATCTCATCGACACGATTGCCAACCAGACCAACCTGTTGGCGTTGAACGCCACCATCGAGGCGGCGCGTGCGGGCGAAGCGGGCAAGGGCTTCGCGGTTGTGGCCTCCGAGGTCAAGCAATTGGCCGAGCAGACGTCGAAGGCGACGTCGGAGATTGCAACGCAGATCGGCGAGATCCAGGAGTCCACGCAAGCTTCGGCGACCGCGATTGTTGGCATCACGGAGGTGATCGAGCAGATCAATCAGGTCTCTTCGGCAATCGCGGAAGCCGTTTCCGAACAGGGAACCGCCACGCAGGAAATCTCTCACAGCGTTGTCCAGGCCTCGGAAGGTTCCGCTCAGGTTTCGCAGAACATCCAAGGCATCACCGCGGCTGCCGCCGACGCAACGAGCGCAGCCGGTGACGTCCAGATGGCGGTTGATGAGCTGGGAACCCAGTCGACGACCCTGCGTCGGGTGATGGACGATTTCCTCAAGACGGTGCGAGCCGCCTGA